The Bacillus sp. F19 DNA segment GCCTGTGGTTTAATCTCAGATATTTAAAGAGAAACGCAGGCTGCGTTGATTTTGTATACTACAGATAACCTGAAGCGGTCCAAAGAGTGCATAAAAAATGTGGCTTTGCGCACAGAAAATGCGGATTTGGCACAGCCCGATTAGGTACCAATTCCAAGGTATGCCAATTAAATCCCGTTTACTGTTTTTAAGAATCACCCTTTAATGAAAAAAGACACAATAAGCATCGCTCATTGTGTCTTTTCTTTACATTTTCACTTCAGCTGGCTGCTCAGACCACTTTTTATTTTTTTCGGCGACCGGCTTTTTTGACCAAAAGGTTGCTAGAATTGGACCGGAAATGTTATGCTATACTGCTCCAAGTACACTTGGCCGCGCAGCTAGCGAACCAATTACGTGTAGAGTTTAGGACACCAAATTTATAAACGCCTTCTCACTGTTTCACTTACTAAGTAATTGATGGCCTTTAGCTTACCACTCTCATTAGTATTGTTCTTTGTCTTGGAGCTTTCTCTTTCAGGGGCAGATCCCGGTAATAAATTAAAGTGTCGGTTTTTGCATTTTAAGTTTTTTTCCATATTTTTTACCTCTACTTTCTAACCTTCAAAATAAATCTATTATATTGGAATCTGATTCTATTATTATTTCGGTCACTCCTCTCAAATTTTTTAAAAGATATATAAGAAAAAAAGCCCTTGATTAATAAACCTGCAGAAGGTTTTTAATCAAGGGCTTTTCCCATTAAAATAAGCTGTAATATTTTTTCAACCTAATGATAGAGCCATTACAAGTAACATTTTCCATTCCGTTCACACGGTTATTGGGGTCAGGTTCTTTTGTTATACTTTGATATTTATAAAGTAATCTATCAAGTTTTTCGCTCCATTTAAGAGTCTTTGGACTAGTAAATCCATAATAATTAGCTGCCTCTATCATATTTTCTCTAAGCAAATTGATTTCATTTATGAGTTCCTCATTATCATTTAAAGGTGAAATTTCTATCATCGATACCCTCAATTCAAATTATATTCCTAATGTTAAATCATTACCTAAATTCCCCAAAAAAGGAATAGCTTTTTGAAGTTCCAGAAACCTGTATTCTTTCAATCCGTTTACTGAAACGCCTTAAAGTCGAGGGAAAAGGAAAAAAACTTGCAAACAACCTTAAATCTTTTTACTAAGATATTCTCTTAAATTACCGATATTTCTTCTCCAATCATTGCAAAATCAAATGGGGAGCATTGATGTAAACTTTCTGCCAACCGTACAAAAAATTCTCTGTTCTCTATTAACTAAGGATTTTGTTCTTCTGTAAGGGGATATTTATAAGGATAAATCTTTGCAAACGCAGCTTGTGGTATTGAAACCGACAAGACGCAGGAAGTATTTCAGTCCTTTTTTGCCTCTTTATTTTTGGCTGGAGCTAACTGTGATTACCCGCTTGTTACTGTAATCGATGAAGGCACAGCTACTTTCACACCGTTCTTCACAGCATCTTGGATGCCTTTACGTTCACTGTGATACTCCACTCCTAGTTTAAAAGATTTTTCTTCCTGGCTGTTGTTTTGAACGGTGACCTTTTTACTTGCTTCAAATGGTTGTTCACCTTTTTTATTATATCTGCCGAATACGATGGTCAGGCTTAACAATACAAAAAGTTAAAGCCTGACCGTTTCTATCGATATATTTAAATCTTCCCGCTAAAATAATCCTTTGAATATCTGGAGTCTTAAGACACGATTATTTTTCTGAATTATTCCAATATTGGTTCTGTTGCATGTTAAGAAAGAATTTCTTCTTTTTCATTGCCGTAGTCTTTTTTCTTTTTTTTCTCTTTTTCCTTTAAGACATAGCTGAGCAAGTCCAGTAATATACGGGCTGCTACTTGTCCGGTCATGCCGGTTGGATCATATGGAGTAGCTACTTCGACCAAATCAAAACCGATGACTTCTCCTCTTTTGGCAATTCCTTCGAGCAATTCATTGACCTCATCGTAAAGAAAGCCGCCCGGTGACGGTGTACCTGTTCCAGGAGCGATTGAAGGATCAATTCCGTCGATGTCAATCGTTACATAATATTTTTCTCCTGGTGGAATGTGGTTGAGCACTTCCTTAAGTCCCATCTTTCTCATCTGACGAGGGGACAAAATCACACTGCCATATTCTCTTGCTGCATCGACGTCTTCTTTTTTGCTGCTGCTGA contains these protein-coding regions:
- a CDS encoding aspartyl-phosphate phosphatase Spo0E family protein, producing MIEISPLNDNEELINEINLLRENMIEAANYYGFTSPKTLKWSEKLDRLLYKYQSITKEPDPNNRVNGMENVTCNGSIIRLKKYYSLF